In Notamacropus eugenii isolate mMacEug1 chromosome 1, mMacEug1.pri_v2, whole genome shotgun sequence, one genomic interval encodes:
- the LOC140517264 gene encoding homeobox protein not2-like translates to MTQDDEGRRPSYPQRPLNSSKLPFSIDSILSKANPQPRESRRVSGVFGLALREPLTFPFTPNWRLSCDFSVGWVSPFPHLYVYQHSPKPLLPAIHVPHPAGVFPEVACPVKGLEGPLTWGQAVYLNRVNGASKSSRKRSRTVFSSEQLEELEKAFLKQPYLVGMERTQLAKQLHLSETQVKVWFQNRRIKGRKQSLEQKKKKLPSPVKGSFSPPMSPQEPSSSIGEDNDGPWACESHSAPCLPGSLRGERDNSKSFVSSEGPPGGMSGSAEPQGKPFKAGLATLVLSANHPSADQFHKH, encoded by the exons ATGACGCAGGACGATGAGGGCAGACGACCCTCCTACCCCCAGCGGCCCTTGAATTCCTCCAAGTTGCCCTTCTCCATCGATTCTATCTTGTCCAAGGCCAACCCTCAGCCACGGGAATCCCGTCGAGTTTCTGGGGTCTTTGGCTTGGCGCTCCGAGAACCCCTGACCTTCCCATTCACCCCGAATTGGCGACTGTCCTGCGATTTTTCTGTGGGTTGGGTGTCCCCCTTTCCCCATCTTTATGTGTACCAGCATTCTCCTAAACCCCTGCTGCCGGCGATCCACGTCCCGCACCCTGCTGGTGTCTTTCCTGAAGTAGCCTGCCCTGTCAAAG GCCTGGAAGGACCCTTGACCTGGGGCCAGGCTGTCTACCTGAACAGGGTAAACGGAGCTTCCAAGTCAAGCCGGAAGAGAAGTCGAACTGTGTTCAGCTCTGAGCAGCTGGAGGAATTGGAGAAGGCCTTCCTGAAGCAGCCATACCTGGTGGGGATGGAGAGGACCCAACTAGCCAAGCAGCTCCATCTCTCTGAGACCCAG GTGAAAGTGTGGTTCCAGAACCGCAGGATCAAGGGTCGGAAGCAAAGCctggaacagaagaaaaaaaagctgcCTAGCCCAGTCAAAGGGTCCTTTTCCCCACCCATGTCACCCCAGGAGCCCAGTAGCAGCATTGGAGAAGACAATGACG GGCCTTGGGCTTGTGAATCCCACTCAGCCCCCTGCCTCCCTGGGAGTCTCAGAGGTGAAAGAGATAACTCCAAGTCATTTGTCTCCTCGGAAGGACCACCAGGAGGGATGTCAGGCTCTGCAGAGCCCCAAGGGAAGCCTTTCAAAGCTGGGCTGGCCACACTTGTCCTCTCAGCCAACCATCCTTCAGCAGAccaattccacaaacattaa